A window of the Wolbachia endosymbiont (group A) of Pogonocherus hispidulus genome harbors these coding sequences:
- a CDS encoding baseplate J/gp47 family protein: MQQPESLNFEEIFARMKEELISRDKSFTALIESDPAMKILEVAAWRELLLRERINEAIKSNVLKFARGEDLDNLAEFYVVEREKGEDDERFRKRIKAKIAGWSTGGSKEYYKYHALSADSRVKDALVESTIPGKVQISILSTTTGIVSEELLEIVKKQVTRDDIRVLTDTVTVIGCNITEIDIHSRVSVSPVMSEEEIKKQFIKKFEASKRLGWNVTKSWIIANLFVEGVENVELIEPKEDVVIRGNECPILKTLNIEFIGKN; this comes from the coding sequence ATGCAGCAGCCTGAATCACTGAACTTCGAAGAGATTTTTGCTCGGATGAAAGAAGAATTAATAAGTCGAGATAAAAGTTTTACAGCACTAATTGAAAGTGACCCAGCGATGAAGATTTTAGAAGTAGCAGCATGGCGAGAACTTTTGCTTAGAGAAAGAATAAACGAAGCAATAAAAAGTAATGTACTGAAGTTTGCAAGGGGAGAAGATCTTGATAATTTAGCTGAGTTTTATGTTGTAGAAAGAGAAAAAGGGGAAGATGATGAACGATTTAGAAAAAGAATTAAAGCAAAGATAGCAGGTTGGTCAACAGGAGGAAGTAAGGAATATTATAAATATCATGCACTGTCAGCAGATAGTAGAGTAAAAGATGCACTAGTGGAATCAACTATACCAGGGAAAGTACAAATTTCAATCTTATCAACAACAACTGGCATAGTGTCAGAAGAGCTACTAGAAATTGTAAAAAAGCAGGTTACTAGAGATGATATAAGGGTTTTAACCGATACAGTAACAGTGATAGGTTGCAATATTACGGAAATAGATATTCACAGCAGAGTGAGCGTAAGTCCTGTAATGTCAGAGGAAGAAATCAAGAAGCAGTTCATCAAGAAGTTTGAAGCAAGCAAAAGATTGGGATGGAATGTTACAAAATCTTGGATAATAGCGAATTTGTTTGTGGAAGGAGTAGAAAACGTAGAATTAATCGAGCCAAAAGAGGATGTTGTAATTAGAGGAAATGAATGTCCTATATTGAAAACTTTGAATATTGAATTTATAGGTAAAAACTAA
- a CDS encoding YhcG family protein: MFFQDKNKPSVILTKSKVMNMDITTSLLGDVSNLIDRAKNHLSVQFNSTLVLLNWQIGSRIDQDILKHKRADYGKQIISQLAKELQIKYGRGFDRASLFRMVQFSKFFPDQEIVATLSQQLSWSHFVEIIAISDELKRNYYIEMCRIERWSVRALRSKIDTMLYERTALAKKPEDFIRRSIKNLREENMLAPEFIFHDPYFLSFMELPSSYSETDLENTILDELTKFLQEFGNDFCFVTRQKRMSTKTTDRYLDLLFFHRGLKRLIAIELKIGRFEPAYKGQMEWYLNWLDKNERKAGEEKPLGIILCADKDQEDIEYLELEGSNIHVAQYLTQLPSKEILEKKLRKAISIAREKHASIQSEP; encoded by the coding sequence ATGTTTTTTCAGGATAAAAATAAACCATCTGTTATACTTACAAAAAGTAAGGTTATGAACATGGATATAACTACTAGCCTATTAGGAGACGTTAGTAATTTAATAGATAGAGCAAAGAATCATCTTTCTGTTCAATTCAACTCTACTCTAGTATTGCTAAACTGGCAAATTGGCTCCAGAATTGACCAAGATATTCTAAAGCACAAACGCGCAGATTATGGGAAGCAAATCATCTCCCAACTTGCAAAAGAACTTCAGATTAAATATGGACGTGGGTTTGATAGAGCGTCATTATTTCGTATGGTGCAATTTTCTAAATTCTTTCCTGATCAAGAGATTGTCGCGACACTGTCACAACAATTGAGTTGGTCACATTTTGTAGAAATTATTGCAATTTCTGATGAGCTGAAGCGTAATTATTATATAGAAATGTGTCGTATTGAAAGGTGGAGTGTTAGGGCACTACGTAGTAAAATCGATACTATGTTGTATGAACGTACAGCACTAGCAAAAAAACCTGAAGATTTCATAAGAAGGAGTATAAAAAATTTACGTGAAGAAAATATGTTAGCACCAGAATTCATTTTTCATGACCCATACTTCCTTAGCTTCATGGAATTGCCATCAAGTTATAGTGAGACTGATCTAGAAAATACAATCTTGGATGAATTGACAAAATTTTTACAAGAGTTTGGGAATGATTTTTGTTTTGTAACACGTCAAAAAAGGATGAGTACTAAAACAACTGACAGGTATTTGGACCTGCTATTTTTTCACAGAGGATTAAAACGCCTTATAGCAATAGAGCTAAAAATAGGCCGTTTTGAACCAGCTTATAAAGGACAGATGGAATGGTATTTAAATTGGTTAGATAAAAATGAACGAAAAGCAGGTGAAGAAAAACCGTTAGGGATTATTTTATGTGCTGATAAGGATCAAGAGGATATAGAATATCTTGAACTCGAAGGCTCTAATATTCATGTTGCACAGTATTTAACACAGCTTCCTTCTAAAGAAATTCTTGAAAAGAAGTTGAGAAAGGCTATTTCTATAGCACGTGAAAAACATGCAAGTATTCAGTCAGAGCCATGA
- a CDS encoding GPW/gp25 family protein produces MRGMDAKTGKALEGIEHLKQSIIDILTTPINSRVMRRDYGSRLFELVDKPINRDLTLEIYAATAEALGKFEKRFKLEKVKIAEAKEGKMTLVLEGMYLSEGKFIGISGVVV; encoded by the coding sequence ATGCGAGGAATGGATGCTAAAACAGGAAAAGCATTAGAAGGAATAGAGCACTTAAAGCAGTCGATAATTGATATACTGACCACTCCTATTAACAGTAGAGTAATGAGAAGAGATTATGGTTCTCGATTATTTGAATTAGTAGATAAGCCAATAAATAGAGATTTAACTTTGGAAATCTATGCAGCAACAGCAGAAGCACTGGGGAAATTTGAGAAGAGATTTAAGTTAGAAAAAGTAAAGATTGCTGAAGCTAAAGAAGGAAAAATGACTCTTGTACTTGAAGGTATGTATCTTTCAGAAGGCAAATTCATAGGTATTAGTGGAGTAGTTGTTTAA